A stretch of Rhododendron vialii isolate Sample 1 chromosome 4a, ASM3025357v1 DNA encodes these proteins:
- the LOC131322285 gene encoding uncharacterized protein LOC131322285 — protein MRKATKKRDIVRPGVTRFATSFLTLQSLAEKKEALKVMVTSNEWGKSKWGPNSAKGKTPYATVLSISFWNGASLCLKVFAPLVKVLRLVDGDRPSMGFVYGELQKAKQEIIEACKSKEAQYKPILDIIDTKSQGRLDSPLHLTAYLLNPFYFYKDQTIQNDSSIMEAVVECVERFYPKDVDAQDYVINKELLMYKNKVGMFGKIVAAKGCEANNDNYDPVGWWSNYGNSTPKLQRMAMRILALTSSSSGCERNWSTFEGIHTKKRYRLDATKMSNLVYVQFNAKLINKKARKKEKDVLLASEATYAQGWIVEGGDDDEVEPGSGLTYELLATTIGVDEVFMPRKSGRNVGVREP, from the exons ATGAGAAAAGCTACCAAAAAGAGAGATATAGTGAGGCCGGGTGTGACTAGATTTGCAACATCTTTCTTGACTTTGCAAAGTTTGGCGGAGAAGAAAGAAGCCTTGAAGGTAATGGTTACTAGCAATGAATGGGGGAAGAGTAAATGGGGTCCAAATAGCGCAAAAGGGAAAACACCATATGCTACCGTGCTTAGTATATCATTTTGGAATGGTGCAAGTCTATGCTTGAAAGTTTTTGCTCCGCTAGTGAAAGTGCTTCGACTTGTTGATGGGGACCGTCCCTCAATGGGCTTTGTGTATGGAGAACTACAAAAGGCGAAACAAGAGATCATAGAGGCATGCAAATCTAAAGAGGCTCAATACAAGCCGATATTAGATATCATTGATACAAAATCTCAAGGTCGGCTAGATAGTCCATTACATTTAACGGCTTATTTGTTGAATCCTTTTTATTTCTATAAGGATCAAACCATTCAAAATGATTCAAGCATCATGGAGGCGGTTGTTGAATGTGTTGAAAGATTCTATCCGAAAGATGTGGATGCCCAAGATTATGTCATCAATAAAGAGTTGTTGATGTACAAGAACAAAGTGGGTATGTTTGGAAAAATTGTGGCCGCGAAGGGATGTGAAGCAAACAATGACAATTATGATCCGG TTGGTTGGTGGTCTAATTATGGCAACTCTACACCCAAATTGCAAAGAATGGCTATGAGAATTCTCGCTTTGACTTCAAGTTCATCCGGGTGTGAGAGAAATTGGAGCACCTTTGAGGGG ATACATACAAAGAAAAGGTATAGACTAGATGCAACAAAGATGAGCAATCTAGTGTACGTCCAATTCAATGCCAAACTCATCAACAAGAAAGCAAGGAAGAAGGAGAAAGATGTCCTACTTGCTAGCGAAGCAACCTATGCACAAGGTTGGATTGTTGAaggtggtgatgatgatgaagtTGAGCCGGGTTCGGGACTTACATATGAGTTGCTTGCCACCACTATAGGAGTGGATGAAGTCTTTATGCCAAGAAAAAGTGGTAGAAATGTTGGAGTACGTGAGCCGTGA